Proteins from one Bacteroides zhangwenhongii genomic window:
- a CDS encoding reverse transcriptase domain-containing protein has product MRRVGYIIEEIVEPSNMEASFRQVLRGSKRKRSRQGGYLLAHKPEVLEELAAQIASGTFRVKDYREREIIEGGKLRRIQVIPMKDRIAVHAIMAVVDRHLRKRFIRTTSASIKRRGMHDLLAYVRRDMAEDPDGTRYCYKFDITKFYESVKQDFVMYCVSRVFKDAKLVTMLESFVRLMPEGLSIGLRSSQGLGNLLLSVYLDHYLKDRYAVRHFYRYCDDGVVLGKTKAELWKIRDAVHGRMECAGLLVKGNERVFPPGEGIDFLGYVTFGADHVRIRKRIKQKFARKMHEVKSRRRRRELIASFYGMAKHADCHTLFKKLTGKDMRSFKDLNVSYKPEDGKKRFPGVVVSIRELVNLPIIVKDFETGIKTEQGEDRCIVAIEMNGEPKKFFTNSEEMKNILLQVKEMPDGFPFETTIKTETFGKGRTKYIFT; this is encoded by the coding sequence ATGCGCAGGGTTGGGTATATCATCGAGGAGATCGTGGAGCCTTCCAACATGGAGGCTTCCTTCCGGCAGGTCCTTCGCGGCAGCAAGCGTAAACGCAGCCGCCAGGGGGGCTATCTGCTCGCGCATAAGCCCGAGGTGTTGGAGGAGCTGGCCGCGCAGATCGCATCCGGTACTTTCCGCGTGAAGGACTACCGTGAACGCGAGATCATCGAGGGCGGCAAGCTGCGCCGCATCCAGGTGATCCCGATGAAGGACCGCATCGCCGTGCATGCCATCATGGCGGTGGTGGACCGCCATCTGCGGAAACGTTTCATCCGTACCACCTCCGCCAGTATCAAGAGACGGGGTATGCACGACCTCCTGGCGTATGTCCGCCGTGACATGGCCGAGGACCCTGATGGTACGCGTTACTGTTACAAGTTTGACATCACCAAATTCTACGAGAGCGTGAAGCAGGATTTTGTGATGTATTGCGTCAGCCGGGTGTTCAAGGACGCAAAGCTCGTGACCATGCTGGAGAGCTTTGTCCGCCTGATGCCTGAAGGTCTGAGTATCGGCCTGCGCAGCTCGCAGGGGCTGGGCAATTTGCTTTTGTCTGTGTATCTGGACCATTATCTGAAGGACAGGTATGCCGTGCGTCATTTCTACCGCTATTGTGATGACGGCGTCGTACTGGGTAAAACGAAAGCGGAACTGTGGAAGATTCGTGATGCCGTCCACGGGCGCATGGAGTGTGCCGGTCTCCTGGTGAAGGGGAACGAGCGCGTGTTCCCGCCGGGCGAGGGCATCGACTTTCTGGGGTATGTGACTTTCGGTGCGGACCATGTCCGCATTCGCAAGCGCATCAAGCAGAAGTTCGCCCGAAAAATGCACGAGGTAAAATCGAGAAGGAGGAGGCGTGAGCTGATAGCGTCGTTCTACGGGATGGCCAAGCACGCCGACTGTCATACGTTGTTTAAAAAATTAACAGGCAAAGACATGAGATCATTTAAAGACTTGAACGTTTCCTACAAGCCGGAGGACGGCAAGAAACGTTTTCCCGGGGTGGTGGTAAGCATCCGGGAACTGGTAAACTTACCGATTATTGTGAAGGACTTTGAGACGGGCATCAAGACCGAACAGGGCGAGGACCGCTGTATCGTGGCCATTGAGATGAACGGCGAACCGAAAAAGTTCTTTACCAACAGCGAGGAGATGAAGAACATCCTCTTGCAAGTGAAGGAAATGCCGGACGGCTTCCCGTTCGAAACCACCATCAAGACGGAAACCTTCGGCAAAGGTCGAACTAAATACATATTTACATGA
- a CDS encoding DUF4376 domain-containing protein, giving the protein MKRVEGTSGIRLIECVSPARNRWRIRWDVQEREDGSASYMEESFVGRPHMDTIKSVITDWYNEQIDREILSGFLYEGMPVWLSSENQFNYKAAYDLAVQTGGATLPVTFKFGTDEVPQYREFVTLEELTDFYTKAMKHVQDTLSDGWRKKDAFDPEKYRVE; this is encoded by the coding sequence ATGAAACGGGTAGAAGGAACATCCGGGATAAGACTGATCGAGTGCGTGAGCCCGGCACGCAACAGATGGCGCATCCGCTGGGATGTGCAGGAACGTGAAGACGGATCCGCTTCCTATATGGAGGAAAGCTTTGTCGGCAGACCTCACATGGATACTATAAAGTCCGTCATTACAGACTGGTATAATGAGCAAATTGACCGTGAGATACTTTCCGGTTTTCTCTATGAAGGTATGCCGGTATGGCTGTCAAGTGAAAACCAGTTCAATTATAAGGCAGCGTATGATCTGGCCGTACAGACTGGTGGTGCTACGCTTCCCGTGACATTCAAGTTCGGTACGGATGAGGTTCCCCAATATCGGGAGTTCGTCACACTGGAGGAACTGACCGATTTCTACACGAAAGCCATGAAGCATGTTCAGGACACGCTGTCTGACGGCTGGAGGAAGAAAGACGCTTTTGATCCGGAGAAGTACCGGGTGGAATAA